A stretch of DNA from Cerasicoccus sp. TK19100:
CGCAAAATGCTTTACGCTGGAGGGCGCATGCCTAATCCTTGGCTGTTTATCCGTCACCCACCTCGCACGATGAGCCTGAATCATGACACCAACACCAACCAGTCCTATGCCCAATGGGGCGAGGACCGGCTCGTATGGGACTTCTTCGGGCACCAGGCCAAGGGCGTGTTCCTGGAGATCGGTGCCAACCACCCCACCCTCCTCAGCCAAACGTATTTGCTGGAGCAACAGGGCTGGACCGGTGTGCTGATCGAGCCTCAGCGCGAGTGCTACGAGTTGCTCGTGGCGCAGCGCCCCGGCAGCCAGGCTTTCCGCTGCGCTGTCACCAGCCCGGAGGGCGTCGGCCAGGCCTACATGAAGATCCCTCCACGCGAGCTCGGCGGCCACGTGATGGCCGAGGTGGTTACCGAGCGCGTCGAAAATGACAATCACTGCTACGAGGAGATCGCCTTACGAACGATCAATGACGTGCTGGCCGAAGCCAAGGTGGGTGCCATTGACTTCATGTCGATCGATATCGAGGGCCTGGAAGTGCCAGCAATGCAGGGGTTTGATTTCGCCAAATACCGGCCCAAGCTGATCTTGATCGAAGACCACTTGGAAGACCTCGGGCGGCATCGTTTTCTGGTCGGCAAAGGCTACAGGTTTGTTCACCGCCTGGGCTCCAACAACTGGTATGTGCCCGCCGACTTCAGCGATTTCACATTGGAAAACCCAATCAGCCGCTTTGAGTATATTCGCAAATTTCACCTGAGCATGCCCTTCCGCAAGCTGCGCATTGGCCTGAAGCGATTGCGGGGTAAGGCCTGACACACAAATCCCAGCGGGCCGTGTATTTAAGCTCTAAAAAGCCGCATCGGCTTGCGATTTAAAATAACCATTGCCTCAATAAACTGAAATGACAGTTTTAATGAACAAGCAGGTTTGCAGATAGTCTTAGCTTAGCGATGTTATATGACCGGCCATACATGCGGGATCGGGCGCCCATTCGTCATGTGGACTACTTTTGGTGGTCCTTCTGGATCTTCGTAGGCGCTTTTCTGATCCAAAACATGCTCGGCGTATGGCTGAATATGGCCGGCTTTCTGTATGAGTGGTTTGCGCTCTCTCCGGCTAACGTCGGCCAAGGCAAAGTGTGGACGATTTTCACCTACAGCCTGATGCACCGCGACTTGTCGCATTTCTTCTATAACGGCCTCATTTTCTTTCTGGCTGGACGCTGGCTATCGCGTGAACTGGCCCCAAAGCGTTACCTCCACCTAATCCTCGGCTCAGTTTTTCTAGGGGGATTAGTATGGCTTGTGCTCCACACGGTGCTGGGTTCATCGGTCGTTCGCGAGATACCCGTAATCGGCTTCTCCGCAGGAACGTCTGGCTTGCTCATGGCCATGCTGCTTATTTGGCCACGAGAAAAGATCGAATTCCTGTTGTTCTTTGTGCTGCCGGTTTCATTCCGCACCAGATCCTTGATCTACGTGTTGCTGGGCATCGAAGTCCTGGGCTTCGTGTTTGTCGAGTTGGCCCTGCTGCTCGGGTTCACCCCAATGCTGCGAGACTCCAGCATTGCTTTTTCCGCGCACTTGGGCGGGGCGCTGGCGGGATACCTGTTTTACCGGATGCTGCAGCGACCGACGCCGATTTTCGAGTCCGTGGCTAAAAAGGTCAGCATTGAACCGGCCAAATGGACCAAAAAGCGCACCCGCGCCTCGACGGGGAAGTTCAAGGTCAACCTCACCAACCGCAAAGACCTGCGCCTCGAGGTGGACCGCATTTTGGACAAGATCAACAAGGAAGGCTTCCAGTCCCTCAATGATGAGGAGAAAAAGGTGCTGGATGATGCGGGAGATTTGTTGAAAAAATAGTCTTTTTCGGCGATAATACCGATTATCCCGCAACTAAATCTGCTAACACTGGTTTCCCGTACGTTATGAACTCCAAGTTGTCACTCTTTGCAGCGCTATGGATTGGAAGTCTCGCTGCCGCTTATTTCGTTGGTCAAAGCACCTCCGAGGAAGCTGAACCATCCGCCGCCACCTCCGCCAGCCAGAAATCCGCCAATGCCAAAATGGTCGACAAAGACGGCGCGCTGATCGCCATCGATGAGGAAGCCGCCGCAGGCCTGATTGCGGAAATCGAAAAAGAAGCGCAGGAGCAATCGCTGGCCGGCTTCACCGCATTGCGCAGTGGCGACTTTAGCCGCACCTCCTGGATGCAGGCCAACGTCGACGCCATGGGCATGAGCGCCAGCCAATTGCAAGACGCGCTCAACGAAGTCCTTGCCATGCCCGCTGGGCGCGAGCGCAACATGCTCGTCTATTCCATGCTGGAGCGCTGGGGCATGCTCGACCCGACCAACGCCCTCGCCTACGCCGATTCACTGACATCGATGGAAATGCGCAGCCGCGGCATCGGCCAGGTGCTCGAAGGCTGGGCCGCCAACGACCCGGTATCGGCCATCAACTGGCTCAACCAGAACGGCTCCGAGCTGTCGGCCCGCATGTATGGCGACTATTTGAATGACATCGTGCAGGGCTACGCCCAGAGCAGCCCGCAGTCCGCCTTTCAGTTTGTCCAGGGCCTGCCCGAAGAAACCGTAGGCGACCGCCGCATCAAGAGCGACGCGCTGGACGAAGTCATTGAGATCATGGTCGAGCAGAACCAGATCAACCAAGCGCTCGAAATGACCCTCGCCCTCGAGCCCGGCAATGCCCGCAACCAGGCACTGGAAGACCTCGTGGACGAATGGGCCGATGTGGACCCGCTCGCCGCCAAAGCCTTTGTCGATAGCATGATTGACGACCCCGCATACGGCGACATGCAGCGCGAACTGCTCAGCGCCTGGGCCGATGACGACCCCGCCGCCGCAGCCGAGTGGCTGAGCAGCCTCGACCCGGAAACGACCGACCAGGCCCGACTGGCCACGTCTCTCGTCGCCAACTGGACACGCTACGACATGGAGGCCGCCGCCAACTGGCTCAACTCTCTGCCGCAAACGCCCGAGCTGGACCGCGCCGTGGGCATCTTTTCCATGCGCGCCGCTCAGGACGATCCGGCCACCGCCCTCACCTGGGCCAACTCCATCAGCAACGAGCAATCCCGCGACCGCCTGGAAAGCATGATCCTCCCCATGCTCCGCGAACAGGACAACGAAGCCTTCGAGGCCTACCTCGCCGACTCCGATTACTCCGACGACAAGAAGCAGCAATTCCGCGAACAGCCTGTCCGTGAGGGTGGCTATCGCGGCTGGGGACGCTGGGGGCGCTAAATTGTCGCAGCCCATCACATTCTCTTTCGCTTGACTACGCGGACAGGTAATTGCAACCTGCCCGTTTTTCCGCTTCATGAATCGCCCTCCCAAGAAAAAGAAGACTCACCAAGATGGACTCGTGGAAGACCCCCGGTTTTCCCGCGAGGAGCTTGAGAATGCCGCACCCCAGCAACCGAAAGCCGAGGGAGACGACCGCAACTTGGTGGAAATCGACGACGCCTTTGCCGAGGCCGATATCGAGGATCGCGCGTGGCTCTACTGGCAGCGCAACAAGGGCACGATCATTGCCGCCATCGTCATCGCCATCCTGGGCGTGGTCGGCGTCAATACCTGGAAGTTGATGCAGGACAACCAAACCGCCGCGCTCCAGGAGGAATACAGCCAATCTCTCGGCGATGCCGAAAAACTTCAGTCATTCGGAGCGGCCAACAGCGACACCACGCTCGGTGGCATCGCGCTGCTCAAGACCGCCGATGACAAATACGCCGCTGGTGATTACCAAGCCGCAATCGGATTTTACCAGCAGTCCCTCACCCCGCTGAAGGACACCATCATCGTCGGTCGCGCAAGCCTCGGCCAAGGCATGGCCCAGATCAAAGCCGGCCAGATTGACGCTGGCAAGGTCACCCTGACTAAGCTGATTGAGTCCACCAGTGTGCTGACTGCCATTCGCGCTGAAGCCGCCCTGGAAGTCGCCCAACTGGAGCTTGCTGCCGGAAACCGCGACGCCGCCAAGGCCCTGCTCGAACGCGTCACCCAGATGGAAGACATCACTTTTTGGAAGAGCATGGCTGAGGGCCTAATCCGCTCGGAAAAGCTCGGCAGCACGGAAAGCCAAGCGAGCCCAAGTCTGTAAACGACTGCGATTACGCGTCAGTTCCGGTCCAGCCGGTCTTCCTGCAGATGACCACGTAGCTGTTTTTCCAGCTGTAGCTGCTGGTTTTCGCGATGCAGGTAGTCCAGAAGCCGCTGGAATCGACGCCGCGCATCCAGTGTTTCAAGCAGTTGCTGCTTGGTATCGATATCCTGGCAAAGCGTGTAGCTGACGAGGTCCACATACGTCTGCGGATCTTTCAACTCCGCGAGAAAATCATACATCTCCTCCGGGTCCTGCTTGGTCAGCTGTTGGTGCAGAGTCACGGCCGCAGAGAGCTTGGACTGATAGCACGAAAGGTGCTCGGCGTCATCCCCGGTCGTGCTCAGCGGCTCAAACTCCGCAACCCGGTAAGGCTGCTCGCTCACAATCCGCACGAAGCGCACCCGGGAAAGCCCCTGGAGGATCAGGTGCGACGCGCCGTCATCCTCACGGTGGCTTGCGCGCACCACGCCGACTGTGGCCACGGGATACGGCGGTTCAAACTCGCCCGTCGTCTGCCCACGCAACTCATCCTCGCGAGCAACGACAAACAAGCGGTCGCCCGAGAGCACATTTTCCAGCATTTGCCGATAGCGCGGCTCAAAGATGTAGAGCGGCAGCATAGCATGCGGGAAAAATACGGTGTTGCTCAGCGTCATGACCGGCAACTCACGCGGAATATTAATCTCTGCGGTCACGTTTAAAACTTAACCGCATCACTGCCGTTCGCAAATCAAAGCTGGGAATATTATTGCGGGGCCACGGTGGTCGTCGTCCGGGGGCGCGAGGGCTCGATGAAGGACTTCACCGAGTTCAGCCACATATCCTGCTGCTCCGGCGTGGAGAGGAACTCAAACCAGTTGATCGCGCGCATGTAATCCACTAAATCCTCCAGGAAGCCGTAGGTGGAAAGCACCTCGTTTTGCTTCTGCACGAAGGCCTGGTTTTGCGCATCGAGCAGATCGACAATGCTCACCCGGCCCACGCGGTATTTCTCGGTGACGATGTCCAAATTCTTCTGGGCGCGGTCAGCGGCAATGCGGCTAAAACGGATGTCGCTGTAGCTGGAACTCAGCGAATACAGTGAGACCAGCACGCGCTCCTCGATGATCTGACGCGTCAACGAGCGGTCGTATTCCCGGCCACGGACGAGCGCCTTTTGCCGCAACACGTTGAAGACGCGGTTGCCCCCCTCGAAGATCGGAATGCTCGCCTGGAAGACGAACTGCCACTCATCCTTGGGCGTATTGGCCGAGCCCGGCAGCGACTCATAGGTGTCCTGCTGGAAGGTGTTCAGGTAATTAAAATTCACTCCGACATCCGGCACGAGGAAGCTGCGCTTGGCGGCACCGAGGCTTAGCTCCTGCGCGGTCACGCGGCGGTCAGCGACCTCCAGCTCCGGCGCGTGAGACATCGCATACTGCATCGAAAACAAGCGGAAACGCTGCGAGCGGGCTTCGCTGGTCAGCAGCTCCACCACGCGGCGCGAGGTGGTGTCGAACGCATCCGAGGACAGACCGATCTGCTCGGCGTCCCAAGTGGTGGCGAGATCGTCCTGCCCCATCACGCGATTCAGCGAGGTCAACGCGGTTTGCACCTGGCTTTCGGCCAACGCAACGGTCGCACGGTCGGATGCCTCAGCCGCTTCAAAACGGTAAACTTCCTCCGGCCCCGAGGTGCCGACATCCAGGCGCACGCGCGCCAGGCCGAGGTTCGTCCGCGTGACGTCCAGATTTTCTTTGGCGATGGCCAGGATGGACTTCGCGGTCAGGTAGCGCAGGTAGGCCACGGAGGAGACTTGGATCACGTCGGACTCCAGGCTCTGCTCCTGGTATTGCGCCACGTAGGATTCTTGCTCGGAAATACGGTAGCCGGTCACGATGTCGTCGTCGTAAACCATCTGCGACACGCCGATGCCCACGCTGTTGGACTGCCGCGGAATGGTGCCCAGCGAGTCGCGCGCGGCGGCGTCGTTGTTGCGCGTGTATTGGTAAACCGCGTTCACCTGCGGCAGCATTTGCGAGAGCGCCTGACGCTGCGCTTCGTAAACGGCCTCCGTGTCTTCGCGGCGGGCGCGCAACTCGTAGTTGGCCTTGATTGCTAGCTCGACGGCCTGCACCAGCGTGAGCGGCACCGCGTTGATCTGCGGTGCCTCGCCACCGATTAGCACGGCGTCGAAGAGCATATCCGTCGGCAGGTCGAAGTTAATCCCCGAGGCGGTGACTATATTCACGTAAAGCTTCTTTTCCACGCGAAAGAGCGCATCGATCTGCGTGGAGGTGCGCCCCTCAAGGAGTTCCTTGATATTGAGCGCGGCGCGGCGGGCCAGCTGTGTGCGGAGATCCGGCATCGTGCCAAACAAAAATCCTTCAGCAACGCCGGACTCCCCCGTCATCGCAAAGGTCGGGATCGCGCGGGCGTTGATGCCGGTAATGTAGTCCTCCAGCTGATCTTCACTCGGGAAGCGAAGTGGCGGGAAAAAGAACACCGCCTCGGCGCGGTCGGGCGTAGCGCGGAGGGAATCCGCCGCCGTTGCGCTGAGCGGAATAAAGCCGTGCGTGATGCCCAGGTCCGTGTCCATCTTGTTGAGCAGCGCGGCGATCTGGCCGTCTTCCTTCACGTCGTTCAGGTAGGCATCCGTCACCGCGTAGAGCACCTTGTCAAAACCGACCAGGTCGTGGAATTTCTTCACGTCGTCCTGCAGCGAAATGTCGGACACGATCACCGATAAATTTTCAATCTGCGAACGGCCGTTCTTAATAAACGGCGCGACGATCTTCGGGTCCTGCACGTATGCACCGATGCAGGGCTTGTTGAGGGTCAACGCGCCGCTGGCCGCCTCCTCCAGGCTGAAGTAGCCTTGCAGGATGACCATATCGATGGATGGATCGTCCAGGGCCCGCTTGAGCGCCAAACGAGCGCCGCCGGGAAACCAGTTTGCATTGAAGTCGGCATCTTCGCGGAAGACCACGGTGTGCTTGCTTTTGAGCAGCGCTGTCGTCTCCTTTTTCACCGCTTCGATCATGGCGTCGAGGATGTAGGACGGCCCGTCGCGCACGATGGCGATGGTGAGCGTAGGCGGGGCTTCCTCCACCGTCACATCAGGACTTTGGGCATAGGAAACGGTGCTCGAGAGCAGTCCGAGACATACAAGGCGCAGCAGCGCGTGGAACCAATTTTTCAACGACATGGTAAATCAAGTAGGTTCTTCAATCGGCTTGGGCTTGCGACCGAATTTCTCCGAAACGGATTGAACGACGTAATAAAGCATCGGCACCACGACCACGCTAACCACGGTGGCGACAACCATGCCGCCAAACACCGCCGTACCAATCGCCTTGCGGCTTTCCGCGCCAGCACCCGTGGCGATGAGCAAGGGGATGACCCCGAGGATAAACGAAAACGCCGTCATCAACACCGCGCGGAAACGCAGACGCGCCGCCGAGAGGGCCGCGTCAAAAATCGGCATCCCGTCGTCACGCTGGGCCTTGGCGAACTCCACGATAAGAATCGCGCTTTTGGTGGATAGGCCAATGAGCAGCACGATGCCGATCTTGGTGTAAATATTGTTGTCGTAGCCGCGCGCCATGAGCGCCGCGACCGCACCCAGCAGCGCCGTGGGCACCGCCAGACAGACCGAGATGGGCAGCGTCCAGCTTTCATACTGCGCGGCAAGCACCAGGTAAACGAGCACGATCGCCAACCCGAAAATCACCGCCGTGCCGCCCTGCGCGATCTTCTCCTGATAAGAGAGGTCCGTCCAGTCGTAGCCAAAGGCCGCGGGCAAATTCTTCTCCGCCATGTTTTCAATGACCTCCATCGCATCACCCGAGCTGAAACCCGGTGCTGGACTCCCCAGGATTTTCACCGACGGATACATGTTGTAACGGGTGATCGTTTGCGGGCCGAGCGTCTCCTGCACATCGATGAAGTTCGCCAGCGGAGCCATCTCGCCGCTCGGCGTTTTGATCTCCAGCTTGCCGATGTCTCCGGGCTGCGCGCGATAATCACTGCCAGCCTGCGCATAGACTTTGAACACGCGGCCAAAGTCGGTATAGTCGTTAATGTAATTCGAGCCGAGGTAAGTCTGGAGCGCACCCCAAATGCTACCCAGCGGAATGCCGCGATTCATGACTTGCTCGCGGTTCACGTCGATAAACAACTGCGGGACATTCGCACGGAACGGCGTGTACATGCCTGTGAGCGCGGTCTGGGCGTTACCGGCCTCGATCACGTAATCGGCGGTTTGCTGCAATGCCTGCAGCCCGACACCCTGCCGGTCCTCCAGCATGAAGGTAAAGCCGCCGCTCAGGCCCAAGCCCGGCAGCGAAGGCACGGGGAAGCTGAACGCCAAGGCATCCTGCAACTTGCTGAGGCGCTGATTGAGCGCTCCAATAATCATCGACTGATGCTCCTCGGGTGGGCGCTCGGACCAGTCTTTAAAGACCACCACCGCGAAGCCGGTGTTTGAGGCAACGGCACCGTCGATCAGCGAATAACCGGAAATCGTCAGGTAGCGGGCGACGCCGGGAATATCCTCCACGACACCATCCACCTGCTCCATCACGGCGCGGGTGCGGTCAAGTGCGGAGGCCTCGGGCAGTTGCACACTCGTCAGGCAGTAGCCCTCGTCTTCCTGCGGCACGAAACCACCGGGCAGATTAATGAAGCCCCAACCCGAGAGAACCACGAGGCCTACAAAGACCACAATGCCGATCGCCGCCTTGCGCAGCGCAAACTTTACCACGCCATGGTAGCCGCTGGTGGTCGAATCCATGCCACGATTGAAGAGGCGGAAGAACCATGGTGTCTTGCCGCTGGACTTCTTGAGCAGCACACCGCAGAGCGCCGGGCTGAGGGTGAGCGCGTTGATGGAGCTAAAGACCGTCGCGATGGCAATCGTCAGCGCGAACTGGCGGAACAGTGTGCCGGAAATACCGCTCATGAACGCTGTCGGGATAAACACCGCCAGCAACACAAGCGTCGTCGCAACGACCGGCCCGGTCACGTCGACCATCGTCTTCATGGCGGCCTCCTTCGGGCTCATGCCATGCTCCTCGATGTTGATCGTGCAGTTTTCCACGACGACGATGGCGTCGTCCACCACGATACCGATCACCAGCACCAGGCCAAACAAAGTCAGCGTGTTAATCGAAAAGCCCATCACCGCCATGACCGCAAAGGTGCCGATCAGCGACACGGGAATCGTCATCGAGGGAATCAGGGTCGCGCGGAAATTTTGCAGGAAAACATAGACCGTGAACACCACAAGCAACAGCGTGATGAACAGCGTCTCGACCACCTCGGAAATCGACGCGCGGATGGCCACGCTGTCGTCATAAACGATGTCGTAGGATACGCCCTGGGGAAAATTCTTTGAGAGCTCCACGAGCTTGGCTTTCACACCGTCGACAACGTTGATCGCGTTGGCACCGGGTATCTGGTAAATCGCAAAAGCGGCGCAGTCCTTCCCGTTGAAGCTGGATGCGAGGCGATACGACTCCGAGCCGATCTCGACCCGCGCCACGTCCTTGATACGCAGCGCACCGCCATCACTCGTTGAGCGAATAATGATTTCCTGAAATTCCTCGGGGTCGACGAGGCGTCCCTGCACATTGACCGTTAGCTGAAACGGCTGGTCCTTGGGGGCGGGTGGTTCCCCGATCGAACCGGCGGCCACCTGCACATTCTGCTGCTGCACGGCGGCAACGATTTCATCAACGGACACCTTGCGGGTCGTCATTTTCTGCGGGTCGAGCCAAATGCGCATGGCGTATTTACCCACGCCGAAGGTCTGCACCTCACCAACGCCGTTGACGCGGGCCACTTCGTCCTTGATGCGTAATTCAAGGTAGTTGGACAGGAAAACGTCGTCATAAGAGCCGTCGGGCGAGGTCAGCGCCACATACATGTTGGCGACTGAAGACTTCTTTTTGACCGTGACCCCCATCCGCTGGACCTCTTGCGGCAGCTGTGACTGCGCCTTGGAAACGCGGTTCTGGGTGAGAACGTTCGACATGTCCTGATCCACACCGGACTCGAAGGTGACGGTAAGGCTCATCGTGCCGTCGTTCGCCGACACGCTGGACATATAAATCATGTTTTCGACGCCGTTGACCTCCTGCTCGATGGGCGAGGCCACCGTCTCGGCGACCGTTTGCGCATTGGCACCGGGATAGACCGCGGAAATCGTCACCTGCGGCGGGGCGATCTCCGGGTAGCGCTCGATCGGCAGCGAAATGAGCGCAAACGCGCCCAGCAGCATGATCACAATAGAAATGACCGCAGCAAAGATCGGCCGGCGAATGAAGAAGTGGCTGAACATCGGATTATTCCGGTTGTGGGACGGCCTGTTCTTCGATTTTGACCGGGGCACCCGGGCGGGCGCGCTGGATGCCGTTGACGATCAATTTTTCCCCGGCTTCCAATCCCTCCTCCAAGATAATGCCCTGCTCCACACGCGGACCCTTCTTGACGTAGCGGATTTCAACGATGTTGTTCTCCCCCACAACGAGCACGAAATCACCCGCCAGGTCCTTTTGGATGACCGTTTCCGGCACAACGATGGCGCTCTCCCGTTTGTTGGCAAAACGCACATTACCGAACAACCCGGGATAGAGCATGCGGTCGGGGTTCGGGAAAACGGCGCGGATCTCGATGGTGCCCGTCTGGGTGTCCACCTGGTTGTCCGCGTAGTCGACCTCGCCTTCATGCTTAAAAATGGAACCGTCCGCCAATTCAAGAGACACCTTGATGCGGGCGTCCTTATTCTTGGCCTTCATGGAGCGGTCGATCTTCTGATATTGCAGAAAAGTCCGCTCATCGACGTTGAAGTAAAAGTAAATCGGGTCGAGGCTCACGACGCGCGCCAGTTGCTGGCTAATGCCCGGCCCGACGAGGTTACCCGGGGAGACAAACTCGCGCGACATCTGCCCGGCAATCGGGGACTTGATCTTCGTATAGCCGACATCCAGCTCGGCTCGCGCGACATCGGCTTTGGCCTGCTCGACACCGCCTTTGGCCAGATCGAGATCCGCCTCAGACTGGAGCATTTCCAGCTCGGAAATCGCCTGCGTTGCGAACAGCTCCTTGTTGCGCTTGTAGGTGGTGTCCGCCAGATCGCGCGAGGCAACGGCGCTGGAGAGCTTGCCCTGCGCGGCCTCGAGATTGGCCTGAAACTCGACGGGATCGATCGTGAACAGCACCTGGCCCTTCTCTACAATCGCTCCGTCCTCAAAATCCTGTGATTCCAGGAAGCCCTGAACGCGGGCCACGATATCCACGACATTGACGGCGGCGGTTTGGCCGGGCATGCTATCGTAAACCGTAACCGCTTGCGGCTCGACATCCTTAACGGAAACCGATGGCGGTGGAGGTTCGGCGAATTCGTTGCGCTTGGGACAGCCAGCCAGAACCAACATCCCAAGCATAGAGATCGATAAAATGTGCAAACGCATAGCAACAGTGTTCTAAACTGATACTTAGCCTGACACAATGCGGACTGCAACCTCCGTTTCGCCTCAATTGCCCTTAAGACTTTTTACCGGGGAGCAAACAGAGCGGGGCGAGAATCAGCGCGCCCAAGACCACCACGGCAATCATGAGCCCTGAAAGCTTGGCACCATACAGCGCCAACAGCGCAACGGCACCGGCCGGAAAAACCAACAACATCGAATACATGCCGTTCCATCCCATGTCATTCAATCGGCGGATGGCCTGAGTCAACAGGATGGACGCCCCCACCACTCCGGTGAGGATGCCCAGGAATACGATCAGGCCGGATAAATGATGATTGGTGTGCAACCACTGATAGATGCCCTCCATCACCAAAACGGATACTGCTGCGATAGCGACAAACGAAATAATGAAGCCGAGCGGCCCACGCTTGCCGCGCATATCGAGGTAGGAATTTATCATAGGGGTAGGATTAGTTTGTCGGAACGCTCACCACCGCGTCATTGGAATAGTTCGAAGTGCCGCCCGTTGACACTGCACGAACGCGGTAGGTGTAGGTATTACCTGGAGAAGCAGTATCGTCCTCAAAGCGGAAGTTGCCATTGGACGATGCGTAAAGAACCACCGCAATGATTTCAGCATCATCATTACCCGTCTGACGTTCAATGTGGTATGCGCCATTAAGAGCAGCATTAGACTCAGAATATACCTGTGGGCCCGTCCAATTCAAAACGACATGCTGGAATTCGCCGTCGAAATAAAAGAGACTGCCCAGGAGATTGGTCGGATCGCCAGTCGGTGCTTGTGAAGTCGGGGTAATGAGCAAGCGCATGAAGCGGCTTCCATTGTATGGGACCTCATCACGCACCGTAACCCGTGCCGTGTAAACTTGCTGGACGGAGCTGACGTTACCCTCAACGGCCATCACGAGTGGGTCGTATAGGAGACCATTGAAACCTGTAAGGCTTCGCTCACCCTGAATTTCGTTATATGGAGGCGATATCGTGGTAATCGTCGACAAGTTGTTTGGATCATCACCAGCCTGAACATCGATGCGGAAGTCCGATGCGCGGGTATTGAAATCAAAGCTCATGACAAGGAACTCATCGTCACCGAAGGGCTCGACGTCATAACTCAGAAGGCCGTTGCTATAATCCGGGCGATATAAAACCGGCAACTCTTGTCCCGCAGGTGATGGCGTCGGGTTCAACCCGAGAGCGTATGACATAAAACTCGTCTGATTCGGAAAGCCCGGGAGCAGGGACACATTTGGATCCGTGAGACTGTCGTCACCAGGGGCCACAATGACATAGTCGCTGAAAGCAGGCTGGCCCGTATAAAGTCCAAAGTTTTCAAAAAACGCAAAGGCCACTTGTCCTTGCGCATTAACAATCCCATAAGGCACTGGCACGATATTGAAATCGGTGTTGAAGAAGAAGGTGTTCGTCTCACTGGATTCCAGAATGTCATCGTTGATATCTACAGTCGCGATGAAGTAATAATAGTATTTGTTCATCTCGTAGAGATTCTCATAAATTTCATTCGAATCTTCCGGTTCATCGGCATTAACAGCGCCAATGCCAACGAGCACTTCTAGCACGGTGGGTAAGTCGAACTGATGAATAATACTCGTAGTGCCGCCATTGGGATATTGGGCGCTTACTTCCGGTAAGAACAAGCTTTGCTCGACGGGCTCATAGATCTTGATGGGCAATTCGTTAGTGAATTCATCGCTGGTCTTAAGCCGCGCGTAGAGCCCCAACTGAACCGAGAAAGTATCCGATTCCGTAATCGTGCCTAAACCGATATTAGTAATATCGTAAGTGATGTAGGCTGGTTGCTCCGGATGGTAAGGATACGTGCTCGACAGTGTCCTTTCATTGCGGATCACCAGATTTGGCGCACGCACGATGATAAAGCCCGGGCCTTGCGTCGAGGTGTTGTTCGACAGAGTGAATTCACCAACCGTCGTCGACGCATCAAACTGCAGCAGA
This window harbors:
- a CDS encoding efflux RND transporter permease subunit, with translation MFSHFFIRRPIFAAVISIVIMLLGAFALISLPIERYPEIAPPQVTISAVYPGANAQTVAETVASPIEQEVNGVENMIYMSSVSANDGTMSLTVTFESGVDQDMSNVLTQNRVSKAQSQLPQEVQRMGVTVKKKSSVANMYVALTSPDGSYDDVFLSNYLELRIKDEVARVNGVGEVQTFGVGKYAMRIWLDPQKMTTRKVSVDEIVAAVQQQNVQVAAGSIGEPPAPKDQPFQLTVNVQGRLVDPEEFQEIIIRSTSDGGALRIKDVARVEIGSESYRLASSFNGKDCAAFAIYQIPGANAINVVDGVKAKLVELSKNFPQGVSYDIVYDDSVAIRASISEVVETLFITLLLVVFTVYVFLQNFRATLIPSMTIPVSLIGTFAVMAVMGFSINTLTLFGLVLVIGIVVDDAIVVVENCTINIEEHGMSPKEAAMKTMVDVTGPVVATTLVLLAVFIPTAFMSGISGTLFRQFALTIAIATVFSSINALTLSPALCGVLLKKSSGKTPWFFRLFNRGMDSTTSGYHGVVKFALRKAAIGIVVFVGLVVLSGWGFINLPGGFVPQEDEGYCLTSVQLPEASALDRTRAVMEQVDGVVEDIPGVARYLTISGYSLIDGAVASNTGFAVVVFKDWSERPPEEHQSMIIGALNQRLSKLQDALAFSFPVPSLPGLGLSGGFTFMLEDRQGVGLQALQQTADYVIEAGNAQTALTGMYTPFRANVPQLFIDVNREQVMNRGIPLGSIWGALQTYLGSNYINDYTDFGRVFKVYAQAGSDYRAQPGDIGKLEIKTPSGEMAPLANFIDVQETLGPQTITRYNMYPSVKILGSPAPGFSSGDAMEVIENMAEKNLPAAFGYDWTDLSYQEKIAQGGTAVIFGLAIVLVYLVLAAQYESWTLPISVCLAVPTALLGAVAALMARGYDNNIYTKIGIVLLIGLSTKSAILIVEFAKAQRDDGMPIFDAALSAARLRFRAVLMTAFSFILGVIPLLIATGAGAESRKAIGTAVFGGMVVATVVSVVVVPMLYYVVQSVSEKFGRKPKPIEEPT
- a CDS encoding efflux RND transporter periplasmic adaptor subunit produces the protein MRLHILSISMLGMLVLAGCPKRNEFAEPPPPSVSVKDVEPQAVTVYDSMPGQTAAVNVVDIVARVQGFLESQDFEDGAIVEKGQVLFTIDPVEFQANLEAAQGKLSSAVASRDLADTTYKRNKELFATQAISELEMLQSEADLDLAKGGVEQAKADVARAELDVGYTKIKSPIAGQMSREFVSPGNLVGPGISQQLARVVSLDPIYFYFNVDERTFLQYQKIDRSMKAKNKDARIKVSLELADGSIFKHEGEVDYADNQVDTQTGTIEIRAVFPNPDRMLYPGLFGNVRFANKRESAIVVPETVIQKDLAGDFVLVVGENNIVEIRYVKKGPRVEQGIILEEGLEAGEKLIVNGIQRARPGAPVKIEEQAVPQPE